The Bacteroides acidifaciens genome includes a region encoding these proteins:
- a CDS encoding DUF6922 domain-containing protein, with the protein MEKYITRFSTYLFWDVDKTALDMEKHSQYIIKRVLEYGLLQDWNAVKQYYGLERIVEIAKTFRELEPRALAYLSAISQTPKEQFRCYTYQRSNPQRWNF; encoded by the coding sequence ATGGAGAAATATATAACCCGATTTTCAACGTATCTTTTTTGGGATGTTGATAAAACCGCCTTGGATATGGAGAAACATTCTCAATATATTATAAAGAGAGTGCTTGAATATGGTCTGTTGCAAGATTGGAATGCAGTGAAACAATATTATGGACTTGAAAGAATCGTCGAAATAGCGAAGACGTTTCGTGAATTAGAGCCTCGAGCTTTAGCTTATCTTTCTGCAATCTCACAAACTCCAAAAGAACAGTTCAGATGTTATACTTATCAACGGTCGAATCCACAACGCTGGAACTTTTAA
- the queF gene encoding preQ(1) synthase — MTELKDQLSLLGRKTEYKQDYAPEVLEAFDNKHPENDYWVRFNCPEFTSLCPITGQPDFAEIRISYIPDIKMVESKSLKLYLFSFRNHGAFHEDCVNIIMKDLIKLMNPKYIEVTGLFTPRGGISIYPYANYGRPGTKFEQMAEHRLMNRE, encoded by the coding sequence ATGACAGAATTAAAAGACCAACTTTCCTTGTTAGGAAGAAAGACCGAGTATAAGCAAGATTATGCTCCTGAAGTATTGGAAGCCTTTGATAACAAGCATCCTGAGAATGACTATTGGGTACGTTTCAACTGCCCTGAATTTACAAGCTTGTGCCCCATCACCGGGCAGCCGGACTTTGCCGAAATACGTATCAGCTACATTCCTGATATTAAAATGGTAGAAAGCAAGAGCTTGAAACTATATCTTTTCAGCTTCCGCAATCATGGTGCTTTCCATGAGGACTGCGTGAATATCATAATGAAGGATCTTATTAAACTAATGAATCCCAAATACATTGAAGTAACTGGACTCTTTACTCCCCGTGGCGGTATTTCCATCTATCCGTATGCCAATTACGGTCGTCCGGGAACAAAATTCGAACAGATGGCGGAGCATCGTTTAATGAATCGGGAGTAA
- a CDS encoding HD domain-containing protein — MNIAIPMELREYIQQNIIPQYVNFDKAHQIDHVEKVIEESMKLASYYDVNVSMVYAIAAYHDLGLCEGREFHHIVSGRILMADETLRHWFTDEQLLQMKEAIEDHRASNKQAPRSIYGKIVAEADRIIDPEVTLRRTVQYGLSHYPEMDKEQQYARFRKHLNDKYAEGGYLKLWIPQSDNTKRLAELRCLIVAEKELSGVFNKIYTEENNAVL, encoded by the coding sequence ATGAATATTGCTATACCAATGGAACTTCGTGAATATATTCAGCAGAATATTATTCCGCAATATGTCAACTTTGACAAGGCACATCAAATAGACCATGTAGAAAAAGTGATTGAAGAAAGTATGAAACTGGCTTCTTATTATGATGTCAATGTTTCTATGGTTTACGCGATTGCTGCTTATCATGACCTGGGGCTATGTGAGGGGCGTGAGTTCCATCATATAGTCTCCGGCAGGATATTGATGGCGGATGAAACCTTGCGCCACTGGTTTACGGATGAGCAACTGTTGCAGATGAAAGAAGCGATAGAAGATCATCGGGCTTCCAATAAACAGGCTCCGAGAAGCATCTATGGAAAAATAGTTGCCGAAGCCGACCGTATTATTGATCCTGAAGTAACGTTGCGCCGTACTGTTCAATATGGATTGTCTCATTATCCGGAGATGGATAAAGAACAGCAATATGCTCGCTTTCGTAAACATCTTAATGATAAGTATGCGGAAGGGGGATATTTGAAGTTATGGATACCTCAGTCGGATAATACCAAAAGACTTGCAGAGTTACGCTGTCTGATTGTAGCTGAAAAAGAGCTTAGTGGAGTTTTTAATAAAATATATACAGAAGAGAATAATGCTGTTTTATGA